A region of the Mycobacterium sp. NBC_00419 genome:
CATGCACCGTGACTCCGTGCCGGGCACCACCCCACCGCATGTCGGTGGAGTAGAAGGCGACGTTGCTCATGCTCTCCGCACCGCCTGCGACGACGAGATCGTTGTCACCCGAGGCGACTTGGAGGCAGGCCTGGATCACGGCCTGCAGTCCCGACCCGCAGCGGCGGTCGACCTGCATGCCCGGCACGGTGACCGGCAGGCCGGCGTCGAGTGCGACCACCCGGCCGATCGCGGGCGCTTCGCTGTTGGGGTAGCAGTGCCCGAAGATGACGTCCTGGATGGCGTCCGGGGACACGCCGGTGCGTTCCAGCAGTCCCTTCAGCGCAGCGACTCCCAGCTCGACGGCGCTCAGCGAGGCGAACATCCCGCCGTAGCGGCCGATGGGTGTGCGAACCGGCTCGCAGATGACCGCGGTCGGCATCAGAGGTGCCGTCCCCCGGTGACCTCAAGGACCGTCCCCGTCATGTACGACGACAGGTCGGAGGCCAGGAACAGCGCCACCTTGGCGACCTCGCTCGGCTCACCGGCGCGCCCCATCGGGACCTCGGCGACCTTGGAGTCCCAAATACGTTGCGGCATAGCCTCGGTCATGGCGGAACGGATCAGCCCTGGCTGGATGGCGTTGACGCGCACACCGAGATGGGCCAGTTCCTTGGAGGCCGCCTTCGTCATTCCCACGATCCCGGCCTTGGCCGCCGAGTAGTTGGTCTGCCCGATCATGCCGACCTTGCCGGAGATCGACGACATGTTCACGATCGCGCCACTGCCCTGCTCACGCATGACCGAGGCGGCCTTCTTCAGGCCGTTCCAGGTGCCCTTCAGGTGCACCGAGATGACCTGGTCGAACTCGTCCTCGGTCATCTTGCGCAGGGTGGCGTCCCGGGTGATGCCGGCGTTGTTGACCATCACGTCGAAGCGCCCGAACTGCTCGACTGCGGCATCGACCAGAGCGTCGACGTCGGCATAGGACGTCACATTGCATTTCACGGCCCGGGCCACCTCGGCACCGCCGAGTTTCTCCGCCGCCGCCTCGGTGGCCTCGAGGTTGATGTCCCCGATGACCACCCGGGCACCCTCGGCGATGAACTGCTCGGCGATCGCAAAGCCCAGGCCCTGCGCTCCACCGGTGATGACAGCCGTCTGGCCGGCCAGCAACGACATCTGATCTCCCTTTTCCAGGCTGCGAACGCGAAACTTCGCAGAATCATATTTCATATATGATCGCCACCGATACGTGCCCCCACTCACAAGGAGCTCTGATGAGCCCAGTTGCTGCTGTCAGCGACGACGACTTCCGCGAGATCCTGGCTCAGACCCGCCACTTCGTCCGCACGGCCGTCGTGCCGCGGGAGTCGGAGATCGTCGCCGAGGACAAGGTTCCTGACGACCTGCGTGACCAGGCCATGAAGATGGGCCTGTTCGGTTACGCGATCCCGCAGCAGTGGGGCGGCCTCGGCCTGGACATCACCCAGGATGTCGAACTGGCCATGGAACTGGGCTACACCTGCCTGGCGCTGAGGTCGATGTTCGGCACCAATAACGGCATCGCCGGTCAGGTGCTCGTGGGCTTCGGCACCGACGAGCAGCGGACTCGCTGGCTGGAACCCATCGCCACCGGCGAGGTCGTCGCCTCCTTCGCGCTGACCGAGCCCGGCGCGGGGTCCAATCCGTCCGGCTTGAAGACCAAAGCCGTTCGCGACGAGGGCGATTGGGTGATCAACGGGAGCAAGCAGTACATCACCAACGCGCCAGTGGCGGATCTGTTCATCGTGTTCGCCCGCACCAGGCCCGCCGACAACAAGGGTGCGGGCATCGCGGTGTTCCTGGTGCCGGCCGGCACCCCCGGCGTCGAGGTGGGGGTCAAGGACGCCAAGATGGGCCAGGAGGGCGCCTGGACCGCGGACGTGACCTTCACCGATGTCCGCGTCGGCGACGACGCCTTGATCGGCGGCAGCGAGGACCACGGATACCGCGCGGCGATGACGTCGCTGGCGCGCGGGCGCATTCACATCGCAGCACTGGCGGTCGGCGCCGCCCAACGCGCGCTGGACGAGTCGGTGGCCTACGCCGCGACCGCCACCCAGGGCGGCACCGCGATCGGCACCTTCCAACTGGTGCAGGCGATGCTGGCCGACCAGCAGGCCGGTGTGATGGCGGGCCGCGCATTGGCGCGCGATGCCGCGCGCAAGTGGCTGCACGACGAGGACCGTCGGATAGCGCCGTCGGTGGCCAAGCTTTTCTGCACCGAGATGGCGGGCAAGGTCGCCGACCTTGCCGTCCAGGTACACGGCGGCGCCGGATACATGCGAGGTGTCCCGGTCGAACGGATCTACCGAGAGGTGCGCTTGTTGCGGCTTTAC
Encoded here:
- a CDS encoding acyl-CoA dehydrogenase family protein, translating into MSPVAAVSDDDFREILAQTRHFVRTAVVPRESEIVAEDKVPDDLRDQAMKMGLFGYAIPQQWGGLGLDITQDVELAMELGYTCLALRSMFGTNNGIAGQVLVGFGTDEQRTRWLEPIATGEVVASFALTEPGAGSNPSGLKTKAVRDEGDWVINGSKQYITNAPVADLFIVFARTRPADNKGAGIAVFLVPAGTPGVEVGVKDAKMGQEGAWTADVTFTDVRVGDDALIGGSEDHGYRAAMTSLARGRIHIAALAVGAAQRALDESVAYAATATQGGTAIGTFQLVQAMLADQQAGVMAGRALARDAARKWLHDEDRRIAPSVAKLFCTEMAGKVADLAVQVHGGAGYMRGVPVERIYREVRLLRLYEGTSEIQRLIIGGGLVKEAQRKA
- the fabG gene encoding 3-oxoacyl-ACP reductase FabG, translated to MSLLAGQTAVITGGAQGLGFAIAEQFIAEGARVVIGDINLEATEAAAEKLGGAEVARAVKCNVTSYADVDALVDAAVEQFGRFDVMVNNAGITRDATLRKMTEDEFDQVISVHLKGTWNGLKKAASVMREQGSGAIVNMSSISGKVGMIGQTNYSAAKAGIVGMTKAASKELAHLGVRVNAIQPGLIRSAMTEAMPQRIWDSKVAEVPMGRAGEPSEVAKVALFLASDLSSYMTGTVLEVTGGRHL